A part of Kryptolebias marmoratus isolate JLee-2015 linkage group LG8, ASM164957v2, whole genome shotgun sequence genomic DNA contains:
- the LOC108249562 gene encoding thyrotropin-releasing hormone receptor-like produces the protein MENNTTLFQEVSRVVNQTEMPLKSLEEQVITIFLTMLICGVGIAGNIMVVLVVLRTQHMVTPTNCYLVSLAVADLIVLLAAGLPNISNVVAFWIYGYTGCLCITYLQYLGINVSSCSITAFTIERYIAICHSIKAQFICTVSRAKRIIAGVWIFTSLYCTMWFFLVDTDEKVYTNGVEVTCGYRVSRSLYLPIYFLDLTLFYVVPLFVATVLYGLIAKILFMSPLPSHLNDRAAGGSVHQGHSNSTNKASKGAVTARKQITKMLAVVVILFALLWMPYRTLVVVNSFIDPPYLNDWFVLFCRMCIYTNSAINPIVYNLMSQKFRVAFKKLCKCSWQQREAEYNMPIYYSVMKNSSHGSNEPVTEQEELSGQTTNRFNIQDDDSATFRI, from the exons ATGGAGAACAACACGACATTGTTTCAGGAGGTCTCCCGGGTTGTGAATCAGACAGAGATGCCTCTGAAATCTCTCGAAGAACAAGTCATCACAATATTTCTGACGATGCTCATATGTGGCGTTGGGATTGCTGGGAACATCATGGTCGTGCTAGTGGTGTTGCGCACTCAGCACATGGTGACGCCGACGAACTGTTACCTGGTCAGTTTGGCTGTGGCTGACCTCATCGTTCTGTTGGCTGCAGGCCTGCCTAATATCTCTAATGTTGTCGCCTTCTGGATATATGGCTACACAGGATGCCTGTGCATAACGTATCTTCAGTACCTCGGCATCAACGTGTCCTCGTGCTCCATCACAGCATTCACCATTGAACGTTACATTGCTATTTGCCACTCCATAAAGGCACAGTTCATATGCACGGTTTCCCGGGCCAAAAGGATCATAGCTGGAGTCTGGATCTTCACCTCACTCTACTGTACTATGTGGTTCTTCTTGGTAGACACTGATGAAAAAGTCTATACCAACGGGGTGGAGGTCACCTGTGGCTACCGTGTCTCCAGGAGTCTTTATTTGCCCATTTACTTCCTGGACTTAACCCTGTTTTACGTGGTCCCTCTGTTTGTAGCCACTGTGCTGTACGGACTCATTGCAAAGATCTTATTCATGAGTCCTCTGCCGTCGCATCTGAACGACCGAGCTGCAGGAGGATCGGTTCACCAGGGTCACTCCAACAGCACCAACAAGGCCAGTAAGGGAGCAGTTACTGCAAGAAAACAG ATAACAAAGATGCTGGCCGTGGTGGTCATCCTCTTCGCCTTGCTGTGGATGCCTTACCGAACGCTGGTGGTCGTCAACTCCTTCATAGACCCGCCCTACCTCAACGACTGGTTCGTCCTCTTCTGTCGCATGTGCATCTACACCAACAGCGCCATCAACCCCATCGTCTACAACCTCATGTCTCAGAAGTTTCGTGTTGCGTTCAAAAAGCTCTGCAAGTGCAGCTGGCAGCAAAGGGAGGCCGAGTACAACATGCCCATCTATTACAGCGTAATGAAGAATTCATCCCACGGAAGCAACGAACCGGTCACAGAGCAGGAGGAGCTCAGCGGCCAAACCACAAACAGGTTCAACATACAGGACGATGATAGTGCCACGTTCCGTATTTAG
- the LOC108249561 gene encoding osteoclast stimulatory transmembrane protein isoform X2, translated as MKSVVKEAVPPLRNRAGALRQALKSLLFYLWDVYSKPAPSSREIFTLLSLCFTFAVITGSLLHRWLSETLKYERAASVQTTCFYSVSMLLVSFLCHPLRCVLTMILPTVCTKQGRKLLISASIMVLVLNVIPNITVNVGAVARIVKCTAEGFTRTLLNSSEPFNRAKKDLVNEAIEVWRKDLSIVNHLRHLDDYTHVDVSEVKSTFASMIDQIEARFSHAKNLLKEYKLLSNRILAAIFVALLIIESARYLKSYLTSLQFDNGFISKALRQKTSQDGRRINVPVCKITSQECTSCFISLVVVTLYFLAITLIVVLDHVVYRIVQMIEHWVMDFPPTTASISVNYQVKGFLPILCIIPQECVTREVANFHKDYSWTFDPEPALCNITTSAPSWGVTVLLGTGGKEKGPSDKENTGDAEEKEQTGLLLLIFLVWSDISPDF; from the exons ATGAAGTCGGTCGTAAAAGAAGCTGTTCCTCCTCTCAG GAACAGAGCAGGAGCTCTCAGGCAGGCCCTAAAGTCTCTCCTGTTTTACCTCTGGGATGTTTACTCCAAGCCTGCTCCTTCGAGCAGAGAAATCTTCACTCTGCTATCTCTCTGCTTCACGTTTGCTGTCATCACTGGCAGCCTGCTGCACCGGTGGCTGTCAGAGACTCTGAAATACGAGCGCGCAGCATCTGTTCAGACCACCTGCTTCTACAGCGTGTCCATGCTCCTGGTCTCCTTCCTGTGCCACCCCCTGCGCTGTGTGCTGACGATGATCCTGCCCACTGTGTGCACCAAACAGGGACGCAAACTCCTCATTTCAGCCTCCATCATGGTTCTAGTGCTGAACGTCATCCCTAACATCACCGTCAACGTTGGGGCGGTTGCACGCATCGTGAAGTGCACTGCTGAAGGTTTCACCAGGACTTTGCTGAACTCATCTGAACCCTTCAACAGAGCTAAGAAGGACCTTGTTAATGAAGCCATTGAAGTGTGGAGGAAGGACCTGAGCATTGTCAACCATTTAAGGCATTTAGATGATTACACACACGTTGATGTGTCAGAAGTCAAAAGCACGTTTGCCAGTATGATCGATCAAATAGAGGCCCGCTTCTCACACGCCAAGAACCTGTTGAAAGAATACAAACTGCTGTCCAACCGGATtcttgcagccatttttgttgcattgttAATTATTGAATCTGCACGCTACTTAAAATCCTACCTGACATCACTTCAGTTTGATAACGGCTTCATCTCTAAAGCTCTCAGACAAAAAACCTCTCAAGATGGTAGAAGAATCAACGTCCCAGTCTGCAAAATAACAAGTCAGGAATGTACCTCTTGTTTCATATCGTTGGTTGTAGTAACATTATACTTTCTTGCGATAACTTTAATTGTAGTTTTGGATCATGTTGTCTATCGTATAGTTCAGATGATTGAACACTGGGTGATGGATTTTCCCCCAACAACTGCTAGTATAAGTGTTAATTATCAG GTTAAGGGGTTCCTGCCTATTTTATGCATCATCCCTCAAGAGTGCGTCACACGGGAGGTGGCAAACTTCCACAAGGATTACAGCTGGACCTTCGACCCCGAGCCAGCACTCTGTAACATAACAACGTCAGCCCCGAGCTGGGGCGTCACAGTCCTGCTG GGAACAGGAGGAAAGGAGAAGGGCCCATCTGACAAGGAAAATACTGGAgatgcagaagaaaaagaacaaacggGATTATTACTGTTAATATTTCTGGTTTGGAGTGACATTTCACCAGATTTCTAA
- the LOC108249561 gene encoding osteoclast stimulatory transmembrane protein isoform X1: MKSVVKEAVPPLRNRAGALRQALKSLLFYLWDVYSKPAPSSREIFTLLSLCFTFAVITGSLLHRWLSETLKYERAASVQTTCFYSVSMLLVSFLCHPLRCVLTMILPTVCTKQGRKLLISASIMVLVLNVIPNITVNVGAVARIVKCTAEGFTRTLLNSSEPFNRAKKDLVNEAIEVWRKDLSIVNHLRHLDDYTHVDVSEVKSTFASMIDQIEARFSHAKNLLKEYKLLSNRILAAIFVALLIIESARYLKSYLTSLQFDNGFISKALRQKTSQDGRRINVPVCKITSQECTSCFISLVVVTLYFLAITLIVVLDHVVYRIVQMIEHWVMDFPPTTASISVNYQVKGFLPILCIIPQECVTREVANFHKDYSWTFDPEPALCNITTSAPSWGVTVLLVCLWLMSYFLVFLEVYARRLRRKICAAFFREQEERRRAHLTRKILEMQKKKNKRDYYC; encoded by the exons ATGAAGTCGGTCGTAAAAGAAGCTGTTCCTCCTCTCAG GAACAGAGCAGGAGCTCTCAGGCAGGCCCTAAAGTCTCTCCTGTTTTACCTCTGGGATGTTTACTCCAAGCCTGCTCCTTCGAGCAGAGAAATCTTCACTCTGCTATCTCTCTGCTTCACGTTTGCTGTCATCACTGGCAGCCTGCTGCACCGGTGGCTGTCAGAGACTCTGAAATACGAGCGCGCAGCATCTGTTCAGACCACCTGCTTCTACAGCGTGTCCATGCTCCTGGTCTCCTTCCTGTGCCACCCCCTGCGCTGTGTGCTGACGATGATCCTGCCCACTGTGTGCACCAAACAGGGACGCAAACTCCTCATTTCAGCCTCCATCATGGTTCTAGTGCTGAACGTCATCCCTAACATCACCGTCAACGTTGGGGCGGTTGCACGCATCGTGAAGTGCACTGCTGAAGGTTTCACCAGGACTTTGCTGAACTCATCTGAACCCTTCAACAGAGCTAAGAAGGACCTTGTTAATGAAGCCATTGAAGTGTGGAGGAAGGACCTGAGCATTGTCAACCATTTAAGGCATTTAGATGATTACACACACGTTGATGTGTCAGAAGTCAAAAGCACGTTTGCCAGTATGATCGATCAAATAGAGGCCCGCTTCTCACACGCCAAGAACCTGTTGAAAGAATACAAACTGCTGTCCAACCGGATtcttgcagccatttttgttgcattgttAATTATTGAATCTGCACGCTACTTAAAATCCTACCTGACATCACTTCAGTTTGATAACGGCTTCATCTCTAAAGCTCTCAGACAAAAAACCTCTCAAGATGGTAGAAGAATCAACGTCCCAGTCTGCAAAATAACAAGTCAGGAATGTACCTCTTGTTTCATATCGTTGGTTGTAGTAACATTATACTTTCTTGCGATAACTTTAATTGTAGTTTTGGATCATGTTGTCTATCGTATAGTTCAGATGATTGAACACTGGGTGATGGATTTTCCCCCAACAACTGCTAGTATAAGTGTTAATTATCAG GTTAAGGGGTTCCTGCCTATTTTATGCATCATCCCTCAAGAGTGCGTCACACGGGAGGTGGCAAACTTCCACAAGGATTACAGCTGGACCTTCGACCCCGAGCCAGCACTCTGTAACATAACAACGTCAGCCCCGAGCTGGGGCGTCACAGTCCTGCTGGTATGTCTCTGGCTGATGAGCTACTTCCTGGTGTTCCTGGAGGTTTATGCCAGACGGCTTCGCAGAAAAATCTGTGCTGCATTTTTCAGGGAACAGGAGGAAAGGAGAAGGGCCCATCTGACAAGGAAAATACTGGAgatgcagaagaaaaagaacaaacggGATTATTACTGTTAA
- the slc13a3 gene encoding solute carrier family 13 member 3 produces the protein MKVSVLSKKLWCVHKQLLLLLAPLVFLPFLFTLPEKEGKCLYVVVLMATFWCTEALPLAVTAMLPVCLFPTLGILPAKKVCPQYFIETNFLFLSGLVMASSIEEWGLHRRIALKVLSIVGVKPAWLILGMMLTSSFLSMWLSNTATTAMMLPIANAILESLFGDLETLKKKCKSPEDHESAVINGQSSVKLHSLPSEPSEKQTLSTDGMDGVEQTDLRTAEEIRSESEYQLKVWKGFLICIPYAASIGGTATLTGTAPNLILIGQLKSYFPDCDLINFGSWFAFAFPLMLLFLFLGWLWIAFLYGGLNTRLCFAKDDWRSQAEARAKALIKEDYQKLGPINFAEGSISFFFVLFAVLLFTRDPKFVTGWSVFFKKGYVSDAVTGVIIVSILFFFPSQKPSLKWWFDPKAQNTPYVPLLSWKKAQDSVPWNIILLLGGGFAMAKACEESGLASWIGGHLQPLAEVPPAAAVMLITAFLACFTEFASNTATIIIFLPVIAELASRVSVNPLYFMIPATVGCSYAFMLPVSTPPNSIAFASGHLMVKDMVKTGFVMNILGILSVSLAMNTWGVAMFSLNTYPEWAHPANKTALFPNVHVSSLQSANATL, from the exons ATGAAAGTATCAGTTCTGTCCAAGAAGCTGTGGTGTGTCCACAaacagctgctcctcctgctcgcacCGCTCGTTttcctgccttttctttttactctgcCAGAAAAG GAGGGAAAATGCCTCTACGTGGTGGTGCTGATGGCAACATTTTGGTGCACGGAGGCCCTGCCGCTGGCTGTCACAGCGATGCTTCCTGTCTGCCTCTTCCCAACGCTGGGGATTCTTCCAGCCAAAAAAGTCTGCCCCCAGTACTTCATCGAAACCAACTTTCTGTTCCTCAGTGGTCTCGTGATGGCATCGTCCATCGAGGAGTGGGGTCTGCATCGTAGGATAGCACTGAAGGTTCTCAGTATTGTTGGTGTAAAACCAGCCTG GCTCATCTTGGGAATGATGCTGACCTCCTCCTTCCTGTCCATGTGGCTCAGCAACACTGCCACAACAGCCATGATGCTCCCCATTGCTAATGCCATCCTGGAGAGCCTGTTTGGAGACCTGGAGACCCTGAAGAAAAAGTGCAAATCCCCCGAGGATCACGAGAGTGCTGTAATAAACG GCCAGTCTTCTGTGAAGCTGCATTCACTGCCCTCAGAgccttcagaaaaacaaacactgtcaaCAGACGG gatggatggagtGGAGCAGACTGACCTGAGGACAGCTGAAGAGATCCGGTCAGAGTCGGAGTATCAGCTGAAAGTTTGGAAAGGATTCCTGATCTGTATTCCCTACGCAGCCAGTATTGGAGGGACAGCAACACTTACAGGCACTGCACCAAACCTCATCCTGATCGGACAGCTGAAAAG CTACTTCCCAGACTGTGATCTTATAAACTTTGGCTCCTGGTTTGCGTTTGCCTTCCCGCTCAtgcttctcttcctgtttttgggATGGCTTTGGATTGCTTTTCTTTACGGGGGATTGAATACAAG GTTGTGTTTTGCAAAAGATGACTGGAGATCTCAGGCAGAAGCCAGAGCcaaagctttaataaaagaagATTACCAAAAACTGGGACCAATAAA TTTTGCAGAAGGGTccatctctttcttttttgttttgtttgccgTTCTTCTGTTCACAAGAGATCCAAAATTTGTCACAGGCTGGTCGGTGTTTTTCAAAAAAGG GTACGTCTCAGATGCGGTCACCGGTGTGATCATTGTGTCTATTTTGTTCTTCTTCCCTTCACAGAAACCTTCTCTAAAATGGTGGTTTGACCCAAAAG CTCAAAACACTCCGTATGTTCCTCTGCTTTCGTGGAAAAAGGCCCAGGATAGTGTTCCCTGGAATATCATTCTCCTTCTCGGAGGAGGTTTCGCAATGGCTAAAGCTTGTGAG GAATCTGGCCTTGCCTCCTGGATTGGAGGCCACCTCCAGCCTTTGGCTGAAGTTCcccctgctgcagctgtgatgttgaTCACTGCTTTCCTTGCCTGTTTCACTGAGTTTGCCAGCAACACTGCCACaatcatcatatttctgcctGTCATTGCTGAACTG GCCAGTCGTGTCTCGGTGAACCCTCTGTACTTCATGATCCCTGCCACAGTAGGATGCTCATATGCCTTCATGCTCCCTGTGTCCACACCGCCCAACTCCATCGCGTTTGCGTCGGGACACCTCATGGTTAAAGACATG GTGAAAACTGGTTTTGTCATGAACATCCTGGGTATCCTCTCCGTCTCTCTGGCTATGAACACTTGGGGCGTCGCCATGTTCAGCCTGAACACTTACCCGGAATGGGCTCACCCCGCCAACAAGACTGCACTTTTTCCTAATGTTCACGTCTCATCACTCCAATCAGCCAACGCCACGCTCTGA